A stretch of the Halomonas sp. BDJS001 genome encodes the following:
- a CDS encoding tripartite tricarboxylate transporter permease, whose translation MTNFFLQALAEVGTPSVLGLIIIGVLFGIVGGSIPGFTVTMAILVVFPFTFAMDPVSGVSLMVGVFVGGYSGGIVSGVMLGIPGTPSSITTVYDGYPMAQKGEPGRALGIGVASSFLGTLISVAVLVFFGPLIASFSMNFRPWEITALIVFALTLVAGLSSGALLKGLMAAALGLLITTVGYDRNSNLRFDFGLPAMGSGFEILPVMIGIFAFSQLLGNIEKLKDEKSDAKKIDTNVTIPYGLILKDMAGQKLNTLRSSLIGSLVGALPGTGGTVANFLSYDQAKKFSRHPEEFGTGTPSGIVASEASNSAVAGGAFVPTLALGIPGDLPMAIMMGVLILHGITPGPMMFEQNPVLVGAIYASLLIGAVVMVLCNLLLVRWFAKISLIPQQILVPVVLMLCAIGAYALNNNLFDIWVLFIFGIIGYLLWKADVPLTPLILGVVLGDNLERQLFRALELNESWLTFLTRPLSALFLALAVASILFSLYQDRKIQRLKNAAQRENI comes from the coding sequence ATGACCAACTTTTTTCTCCAAGCCCTCGCTGAGGTCGGCACGCCATCGGTCTTGGGCTTGATCATCATTGGCGTACTGTTTGGGATTGTTGGCGGGAGCATTCCTGGTTTTACCGTCACCATGGCTATCTTGGTGGTCTTCCCATTCACGTTTGCCATGGATCCGGTAAGCGGCGTATCGCTGATGGTCGGTGTGTTTGTGGGTGGGTACTCTGGCGGCATTGTGTCTGGCGTCATGCTGGGAATACCTGGCACCCCCTCATCGATTACCACCGTTTATGATGGCTACCCAATGGCACAGAAAGGCGAACCTGGCCGCGCCTTGGGCATCGGCGTTGCATCGTCTTTTCTAGGCACGCTGATTAGCGTGGCAGTACTGGTTTTTTTCGGCCCGTTGATTGCCAGTTTCAGCATGAATTTCCGCCCCTGGGAAATTACCGCGTTAATCGTTTTCGCCCTGACGCTGGTAGCCGGACTTTCAAGTGGCGCGTTGCTCAAAGGCCTGATGGCCGCGGCGTTAGGCCTCTTGATCACCACCGTTGGCTATGACCGCAACAGCAACCTGCGCTTTGACTTTGGCCTGCCTGCAATGGGCTCTGGGTTTGAAATCCTGCCCGTGATGATCGGTATCTTTGCCTTCTCACAGCTGCTTGGCAATATCGAAAAGCTGAAGGATGAGAAAAGTGACGCCAAAAAAATCGACACCAATGTCACCATTCCCTACGGCCTAATACTCAAAGATATGGCGGGGCAAAAGCTCAATACCCTTCGCTCATCGCTGATTGGCAGTTTAGTAGGGGCGCTCCCTGGCACCGGCGGTACCGTTGCCAACTTCTTGAGTTACGACCAAGCAAAAAAATTCTCCCGACATCCGGAAGAGTTTGGCACCGGTACGCCGAGTGGCATTGTGGCTTCTGAAGCCTCCAACAGTGCGGTGGCGGGCGGCGCTTTTGTACCCACGCTGGCATTGGGCATACCGGGCGATCTGCCTATGGCGATCATGATGGGCGTACTGATTCTGCACGGCATTACGCCGGGGCCAATGATGTTCGAACAAAACCCCGTATTGGTGGGTGCTATTTATGCCAGCTTACTGATCGGTGCGGTGGTCATGGTGCTTTGCAACCTGCTGCTAGTGCGCTGGTTCGCCAAAATATCGTTGATCCCCCAACAGATCCTCGTTCCCGTCGTATTAATGCTGTGTGCCATTGGTGCTTACGCCCTGAATAACAACCTGTTTGATATTTGGGTGCTGTTTATCTTCGGCATCATCGGCTACCTGCTGTGGAAAGCGGACGTTCCCCTAACGCCTCTGATACTCGGCGTGGTACTTGGCGACAACCTTGAACGTCAGCTATTCCGCGCCTTAGAGCTTAACGAAAGCTGGTTGACGTTTTTAACCCGGCCTCTCTCTGCGCTTTTCCTGGCATTAGCCGTCGCTTCGATTTTGTTTTCGCTCTATCAGGATCGCAAGATTCAGCGGTTAAAAAATGCCGCTCAGCGGGAAAACATTTAA
- a CDS encoding DUF1415 domain-containing protein, whose translation MHADNQIVAQTLNWVRTFIVAHDICPFAQRELARDTIRVEVVRSKKIEVALGELMVEVQWLDEHPETETTLLVFPTLFKSFDHYLDFVELAESILVDQGYEGTYQLATFHPDYCFDGTEPDEASNYTNRSPYAMVHLLREESVEKAIEFYGDTDAIPERNIAKLTAMGSATAEQQLQHCFDLKG comes from the coding sequence ATGCACGCAGATAACCAAATAGTTGCGCAAACGCTGAACTGGGTGCGCACCTTCATTGTGGCCCACGATATTTGCCCGTTCGCTCAGCGGGAGCTAGCGCGTGACACCATCCGCGTTGAGGTAGTGCGCTCCAAGAAAATCGAAGTGGCCCTGGGGGAACTGATGGTCGAAGTCCAGTGGCTGGATGAGCATCCAGAAACAGAAACCACGCTGCTGGTATTCCCAACGCTCTTCAAAAGCTTTGATCACTACCTGGATTTTGTTGAGCTGGCTGAAAGTATTCTTGTCGACCAAGGGTATGAAGGAACCTATCAGCTCGCCACTTTTCATCCGGATTACTGCTTCGACGGTACCGAGCCCGATGAAGCCTCTAACTATACCAACCGCTCTCCCTACGCCATGGTGCATCTGTTGCGCGAAGAGAGTGTCGAAAAGGCGATTGAGTTTTACGGCGATACCGACGCTATTCCCGAGCGCAATATCGCTAAGTTAACGGCCATGGGCAGCGCTACCGCTGAGCAACAGTTGCAGCACTGTTTTGACTTGAAGGGCTAA
- a CDS encoding chromate transporter, whose protein sequence is MKPPAVSWQLFWAFFRIGIFGFGGGPAMIPLVRAEVVTRHHWLTDEEFADVLAIGNTLPGPIATKMPGYIGYRVGGVTGCIAAVIAIIVPMIVAMIVMLGIFSRYRDVAWIRGMGQAVVPVVMVMMAQLTWDFFEKSQAALGWLVSIAMAIIAAGLIYWLGLHPGWVIGAILVAALLRPAGKKKAEGTA, encoded by the coding sequence ATGAAACCACCTGCTGTTTCCTGGCAACTATTCTGGGCCTTCTTCCGCATTGGCATCTTCGGTTTCGGTGGCGGCCCCGCCATGATTCCCTTAGTACGGGCCGAGGTCGTCACCCGCCACCACTGGCTAACCGATGAAGAGTTCGCCGACGTGCTGGCGATTGGCAATACCCTACCGGGCCCCATTGCCACCAAAATGCCCGGCTACATTGGCTACCGAGTGGGCGGTGTAACAGGCTGCATCGCCGCCGTCATTGCCATTATCGTGCCAATGATTGTAGCGATGATTGTCATGTTAGGCATTTTCAGCCGCTACCGCGATGTGGCATGGATTCGCGGCATGGGCCAAGCAGTGGTGCCAGTAGTCATGGTGATGATGGCGCAACTCACTTGGGACTTTTTTGAGAAATCACAGGCAGCACTTGGCTGGCTGGTTAGTATTGCCATGGCCATTATTGCCGCCGGGCTAATCTACTGGCTCGGCCTTCACCCAGGCTGGGTGATCGGCGCCATTCTCGTTGCCGCCCTGCTGCGTCCTGCTGGCAAGAAAAAAGCGGAGGGGACGGCATGA
- a CDS encoding methyl-accepting chemotaxis protein, with protein sequence MNRLHQIKVKYAIAFISVAVSLLVIVIADALLVNMVKSRLDTFINNYIPATSTVLNADRDLYQARVAEIEYLLSDPNSERASALIADFEENAQQAYDRMSQYSELMQNYPELTTQLANFETHYNDWKQEATRVFQLHQNGDTNQALNLLAGSSLDRFNTLRDVYDLSGVNVETATYQAEEAVVDRIQVQQTSTIIIALIIFIAATLIALLGPLMMSRAIRQISGRIKEITEGDGDLTARINSQRRDEIGDLAQQFNAFIKRIDDTLQSVSSSTVSLQHASSEIAKGSQELAARTEQAAANLQQTSASMEQIAAVVNNASDSAQQADQLALSTRDLAQQGLHSMHSVEQTMDTINDSSSEISNIVNLIDSIAFQTNILALNASVEAARAGEHGRGFAVVAQEVRILASRSSDASKNIATLINTSLSRTKSGVDQVKQAGVTMQEMVKSIERVADVIAEISAGAKEQSVGIGQVNDAVNELDSMTQHNASMVEESSAAAAELREQADRLGVLVGAFKLSNTHQQPVLAKAALASTTNKPSPTPAAPRRMQSSQQPEWESF encoded by the coding sequence ATGAACCGCCTCCATCAGATAAAAGTTAAGTATGCTATTGCCTTTATTAGCGTTGCAGTATCACTACTGGTTATTGTGATCGCCGATGCGCTGCTCGTTAATATGGTGAAAAGCCGTCTAGACACTTTTATTAACAATTATATCCCAGCCACCTCTACCGTACTCAATGCGGATAGAGACCTTTACCAAGCACGGGTAGCTGAGATCGAGTACCTGCTATCCGACCCCAACTCGGAGCGAGCATCAGCGTTAATCGCTGACTTTGAGGAAAATGCTCAGCAAGCTTACGACCGTATGAGTCAGTATTCCGAACTGATGCAGAACTACCCAGAGCTAACCACCCAACTCGCTAATTTCGAAACACACTATAATGATTGGAAACAAGAGGCCACGCGGGTTTTTCAACTACACCAGAACGGTGATACTAACCAGGCTTTAAATCTGTTAGCGGGCTCTTCACTAGATCGGTTCAATACGCTTCGGGATGTCTACGACCTCTCGGGAGTAAATGTTGAAACCGCTACTTACCAAGCAGAAGAAGCCGTCGTCGACAGAATTCAAGTACAACAGACATCCACTATTATTATCGCTTTAATCATCTTTATTGCGGCGACACTTATTGCACTATTGGGGCCGTTAATGATGTCACGGGCTATTCGCCAGATTAGCGGACGCATAAAAGAGATCACCGAAGGTGATGGCGATTTGACCGCCCGTATTAACAGCCAGCGCCGCGATGAAATAGGCGATCTGGCACAGCAGTTCAATGCTTTTATTAAACGCATTGATGATACGCTTCAATCCGTTAGCAGCAGCACCGTTAGCCTTCAACATGCGTCAAGTGAAATAGCCAAAGGCAGCCAGGAGCTTGCGGCCCGCACAGAGCAGGCCGCGGCCAACCTGCAGCAAACTTCTGCGTCGATGGAACAAATCGCGGCAGTGGTGAACAACGCTTCCGACTCTGCCCAGCAGGCCGACCAACTGGCGCTTTCAACCCGAGACCTCGCTCAGCAGGGCTTGCACTCTATGCACAGCGTTGAGCAGACCATGGATACCATTAATGACTCGTCATCTGAAATCAGTAATATTGTCAACTTAATTGACAGTATTGCTTTTCAGACCAATATCCTGGCGCTGAATGCGTCGGTAGAGGCCGCTCGCGCAGGTGAGCATGGTCGGGGCTTTGCGGTGGTCGCCCAAGAGGTACGTATCTTGGCCAGCCGCTCCAGCGATGCGTCCAAAAATATTGCCACGCTGATCAATACCTCATTAAGTCGCACAAAATCTGGCGTTGACCAGGTGAAGCAAGCTGGCGTCACTATGCAGGAGATGGTGAAAAGCATCGAGCGCGTAGCCGATGTAATTGCCGAAATTAGCGCCGGTGCAAAAGAGCAGAGTGTGGGTATAGGGCAAGTCAACGACGCGGTCAACGAGTTGGATAGTATGACCCAACACAATGCCTCCATGGTGGAAGAGTCCAGCGCTGCCGCGGCGGAGCTAAGAGAGCAAGCCGACCGACTGGGCGTACTAGTGGGTGCATTCAAGCTCAGTAATACCCACCAGCAACCAGTCCTTGCTAAAGCAGCGCTTGCTTCTACCACGAATAAGCCCTCGCCTACCCCTGCTGCCCCGCGTCGTATGCAGAGTTCACAGCAACCTGAGTGGGAGTCGTTCTAA
- a CDS encoding chromate transporter: MIYWDLFLAFFIPNIIGYGGGPAIIPLIEAEVVGRYGWMTAQTFAETLALGNALPSPIATKMAGYVGYEVAGIGGAFIAVAATVIPTLLLMLGALGLLYRHRDSPRVKRMSQWVRPVIAMMMAWLTLGFLLESLDSSGTIHTLIIGIVAAIALIRFKTHPAFVVMGALVYGGFFLG; encoded by the coding sequence ATGATTTACTGGGATCTCTTCTTAGCTTTTTTTATTCCCAACATTATCGGTTACGGCGGTGGCCCGGCCATTATTCCACTGATTGAGGCGGAAGTGGTGGGCCGTTATGGCTGGATGACCGCGCAAACCTTCGCGGAAACATTAGCCTTGGGTAACGCCTTGCCTAGCCCTATCGCCACCAAAATGGCCGGCTACGTGGGCTATGAAGTAGCGGGCATTGGCGGCGCTTTCATCGCCGTAGCTGCCACGGTGATCCCCACGCTGCTGCTAATGCTGGGTGCCTTGGGGCTGCTCTACCGCCACCGCGACTCTCCCAGAGTTAAGCGCATGAGCCAGTGGGTACGCCCGGTCATCGCCATGATGATGGCCTGGCTAACCCTGGGATTTCTGCTCGAAAGCTTGGACTCCAGCGGCACGATTCATACCCTGATTATTGGAATAGTCGCCGCTATTGCATTGATCCGCTTCAAAACGCACCCCGCCTTTGTGGTCATGGGCGCCTTGGTTTATGGAGGCTTCTTCCTCGGCTAA
- a CDS encoding ABC transporter ATP-binding protein, with protein MSPPPSSQTSPSSPLSGFFGVFRYSRRALGLVWETSRWMMLGLALCTLVAGVLPAVAAWVGQLIVDGVVSAMEAHQAATDPNLLVSITPVLTLVGIEAVIIGFIALAQRGLAAQQSLLRALLGQKVNVMILEKAGQLSLSQFEDSELYDQLTRARREASTRPLALVNKTFGLLQNAISLGSFAVLLVQFSPWALLILVVGALPVFISEAKFSGDAFRLFRWRSPQTRMQIYLETVLAREDSIKEVKLFGLEGLFLKRYRDIFTQLFAEDRRLTLRRESWGFLLGLLGTLTFYAAYAWVVIETIAGALTLGQMTMYLMVFKQGQAALSASLTAISGMYEDNLYLSNLYEYLEQPIEGETGTLTQGVLPGDGLRFEHVSFSYPGGDSDLQNPVLHDISLHLYPGQSLALVGENGSGKTTLIKLLTRLYHPTQGRILLDGSDLRDWSTQALRDRTGVIFQDFVRYQLQVGENLGVGDTYAFHDEQRWQRAARHGMADAFITTMASGYKTQLGRWFKNGQELSGGQWQKIALSRAYMRENADILVLDEPTAAMDAAAEAEIFARFREHSRDKMAILISHRFSTVRSADLILVIDQGHIIERGTHEELLAAEGRYAKLFHLQAAGYK; from the coding sequence ATGTCACCGCCGCCCTCTTCTCAAACCTCCCCATCCTCACCGCTAAGCGGCTTTTTTGGCGTATTTCGCTATAGCCGTCGCGCACTCGGGTTAGTCTGGGAAACCTCTCGTTGGATGATGCTTGGCTTAGCCCTGTGTACTCTGGTCGCTGGGGTTCTGCCTGCCGTAGCCGCCTGGGTAGGACAACTGATTGTGGATGGGGTAGTGAGTGCCATGGAGGCCCATCAGGCAGCCACTGATCCCAACCTGCTAGTGTCCATTACGCCGGTGCTAACGCTAGTGGGTATTGAGGCGGTGATTATTGGGTTTATTGCCCTGGCTCAGCGGGGCCTTGCAGCCCAGCAGTCGCTGCTACGTGCGCTGCTGGGGCAGAAAGTCAATGTGATGATTCTGGAGAAAGCGGGGCAGCTGTCACTTAGCCAGTTTGAAGACTCTGAGCTTTACGACCAGCTCACCCGAGCGCGACGTGAAGCGTCTACGCGCCCCCTTGCCCTGGTGAATAAAACCTTCGGCTTGCTGCAAAATGCTATCTCGCTGGGTAGCTTCGCGGTGCTGCTGGTGCAGTTTTCCCCCTGGGCGCTGCTGATCTTAGTGGTAGGTGCTCTGCCGGTATTTATCTCAGAGGCCAAATTTTCCGGGGATGCCTTTCGGCTGTTTCGCTGGCGCTCACCGCAAACCCGTATGCAGATCTATTTAGAAACGGTGCTGGCGCGGGAAGACAGTATTAAGGAAGTCAAGCTGTTCGGTCTTGAAGGGCTATTTCTCAAACGCTACCGGGATATCTTTACCCAACTATTTGCCGAAGATCGCCGCCTAACCTTGCGCCGGGAGAGCTGGGGTTTTCTGCTCGGTTTACTCGGCACGTTAACCTTTTATGCCGCCTACGCCTGGGTGGTCATTGAAACGATTGCCGGAGCGCTTACCCTGGGCCAGATGACCATGTACCTGATGGTCTTCAAGCAGGGGCAGGCCGCGCTCTCCGCCAGCCTCACCGCCATTAGCGGCATGTACGAAGATAACCTTTATCTATCCAACCTTTATGAGTATCTGGAGCAGCCGATAGAGGGTGAGACCGGTACGCTCACCCAAGGTGTACTACCCGGCGACGGCCTACGCTTTGAGCATGTTAGCTTCTCCTACCCTGGCGGCGACTCTGATCTCCAAAATCCGGTTCTCCACGATATTTCGCTACACCTTTACCCTGGGCAGAGCCTGGCCTTGGTCGGCGAAAATGGCTCGGGCAAGACGACCCTTATTAAACTGCTAACGCGGCTATACCACCCGACTCAAGGGCGTATTTTGCTAGATGGCAGCGACCTGCGGGACTGGAGTACCCAGGCCCTACGTGATCGAACCGGCGTTATTTTTCAGGATTTTGTACGCTATCAGCTCCAGGTGGGCGAAAACCTGGGCGTAGGCGACACCTACGCCTTTCACGATGAGCAGCGCTGGCAACGCGCCGCACGCCACGGCATGGCGGATGCGTTTATTACCACTATGGCGAGTGGCTACAAAACCCAGCTTGGCCGTTGGTTCAAAAATGGCCAGGAACTTTCCGGGGGACAGTGGCAAAAAATTGCCCTCTCCCGAGCATATATGCGTGAAAACGCTGATATTCTAGTGTTAGACGAGCCCACCGCCGCCATGGATGCCGCCGCAGAAGCCGAAATATTCGCCCGCTTTCGCGAGCACAGCCGCGATAAAATGGCGATATTGATCTCCCATCGCTTTTCAACAGTGCGCAGCGCTGATCTCATTCTGGTTATCGATCAAGGACATATCATTGAACGCGGCACCCACGAGGAATTGCTCGCAGCGGAAGGTCGTTATGCCAAGCTATTTCACCTACAGGCGGCAGGTTACAAATAA
- a CDS encoding tripartite tricarboxylate transporter TctB family protein gives MLTLTKDRALALALLLIVAVMWMESGDIRPPTSWQPYGSALFPRILLVVIGVLSLLILVRSLWVNVPERLGAKQLVTEWFQSRRTILALFLLFGLYAALLPVVGYIAATIGFLVASLALLLGIDTRRKWMINLTLSATLTIVIFVVFRYGLNVWLP, from the coding sequence ATGCTTACGCTAACTAAAGACCGCGCCTTGGCGCTGGCGCTGCTCTTAATTGTGGCTGTCATGTGGATGGAGTCGGGTGATATTCGTCCACCGACCAGCTGGCAGCCTTATGGGTCAGCGCTTTTCCCTCGCATTTTGTTAGTCGTGATTGGGGTGTTATCACTGCTGATTTTAGTGCGTTCCTTATGGGTAAACGTGCCTGAACGGCTTGGCGCAAAACAGCTGGTTACTGAGTGGTTTCAAAGCCGACGCACCATACTCGCTCTGTTTCTACTGTTTGGGCTCTACGCTGCCTTACTTCCAGTGGTGGGGTATATCGCAGCCACCATAGGCTTCTTGGTCGCTTCTCTGGCTCTACTGTTGGGCATTGATACGCGACGTAAATGGATGATTAATCTCACTCTTAGCGCCACCTTAACTATCGTGATATTTGTCGTTTTCCGCTATGGCCTGAATGTTTGGCTGCCTTAA
- a CDS encoding GntR family transcriptional regulator: MSNSLPTPAGPAGTASSRVFDHLRKDLVGGRFVAGEKLAINALKDRYQVGLSPLREALNKLAAYGLLVQENQRGFRVPKLSRDELDDIAQMRLEMEGMALERAIAKGDSLWEADLLAAAHRLKRADITLDKGEEWEHLHTQFHRTLVAPCGSVWLLRFIEQLHDQFDRYRRLGPKMPTIRQELDEQHHQLVELALQRDAKAARELMDDHIHKSYEVALKRYQEHV, translated from the coding sequence ATGAGTAATTCTTTACCGACGCCAGCAGGGCCAGCAGGTACTGCATCAAGTCGTGTGTTTGATCATTTACGTAAAGATTTGGTCGGCGGGCGTTTTGTCGCTGGCGAAAAGCTCGCGATCAATGCGCTTAAAGATCGCTACCAAGTCGGTTTGAGTCCGCTAAGAGAAGCGCTCAATAAATTGGCGGCGTATGGGTTGCTGGTGCAGGAGAATCAGCGGGGCTTTCGGGTTCCGAAGCTGTCCCGGGATGAGCTGGACGATATTGCCCAGATGCGTTTGGAAATGGAGGGGATGGCGCTCGAACGGGCGATTGCTAAGGGTGATTCACTCTGGGAGGCCGATTTGCTGGCTGCCGCGCATCGTCTGAAGCGGGCTGATATAACCCTGGATAAAGGCGAGGAGTGGGAACACCTGCATACCCAATTTCATCGTACCCTGGTGGCGCCCTGTGGGTCAGTGTGGTTGTTACGATTTATTGAACAACTGCATGACCAGTTTGATCGCTATCGCCGTCTGGGGCCGAAGATGCCGACGATTCGCCAAGAGCTTGACGAGCAGCACCATCAGCTTGTGGAGCTGGCGCTACAGCGCGATGCTAAAGCAGCGCGTGAATTAATGGACGACCATATCCATAAATCTTATGAGGTTGCCTTGAAGCGCTATCAAGAGCACGTGTAG
- a CDS encoding gamma-glutamyltransferase family protein: MQQDALYYPSASRRMATFGKRGMVATSQPLAAQVGINILQQGGNAIDAAIATAAALTVVEPTSNGIGSDAFAIVWVDGKLHGLNASGPAPQAATIEALKALGHDAVPNHGMLPVTVPGAPAAWAALSERFGKLPFAELLAPAIALADEGFPVSPVIHQMWKEAFNTYSAYNDASFKPWFDTFAPEGRAPKAGELWRSEGHAKSLKAIADTHAKAFYEGELAKAIDTFSREHGGLLRKEDLAAYQPEWVDPISVRYKDHDIWEIPPNGSGMIVLQALGMLEHLGAEGSDPIETLHRRIEATKLAYVDGFAHVTDLDAMRPTIDQMLDDDYLKARAALIGEQAVDPVHGNPIKGGTVYLATADSDGNMVSLIQSNFKGFGSGMVVPGTGISLQNRGWSFSLDPQHPNALAPGKRTYHTIIPGFITKDNQAVGPFGVMGGYMQPQGHVQVVTAMLEDQLNPQAALDMPRWKWTKGRTIEVEADFPNHLALALARRGHDIVKVADSISFGRGQIILRHPDTGVLQGGTEPRTDGAVLPW, translated from the coding sequence ATGCAACAAGATGCACTCTATTATCCCAGCGCCTCGCGCCGGATGGCCACCTTCGGTAAACGTGGCATGGTCGCCACCTCACAGCCATTAGCGGCGCAAGTGGGTATTAACATCCTGCAGCAAGGAGGTAACGCCATTGATGCCGCCATTGCAACAGCGGCGGCGCTAACGGTGGTCGAACCCACCTCCAATGGGATCGGCAGCGATGCCTTTGCGATTGTCTGGGTCGACGGCAAGCTACATGGCCTTAATGCCAGTGGCCCTGCGCCACAAGCGGCGACCATTGAAGCGCTGAAAGCACTCGGCCATGATGCAGTGCCCAATCACGGTATGCTGCCTGTCACAGTTCCTGGAGCACCCGCTGCCTGGGCGGCGCTCTCTGAGCGCTTCGGCAAGCTGCCATTCGCTGAACTGCTAGCGCCTGCCATTGCGCTGGCAGATGAAGGTTTTCCCGTCTCTCCCGTTATTCATCAAATGTGGAAAGAGGCTTTCAATACGTATTCAGCCTATAACGATGCCTCTTTCAAACCTTGGTTTGATACCTTTGCCCCCGAAGGTCGAGCGCCTAAGGCGGGTGAGCTATGGCGTTCTGAAGGCCATGCAAAAAGCCTAAAAGCCATTGCTGACACCCACGCTAAAGCGTTTTACGAAGGCGAGCTGGCCAAAGCCATCGACACCTTCTCCCGGGAACATGGCGGGCTGCTACGCAAAGAAGATCTGGCTGCTTACCAGCCGGAGTGGGTAGATCCGATTAGCGTTCGCTATAAAGACCACGATATTTGGGAGATCCCTCCCAACGGCAGTGGCATGATAGTACTGCAAGCGCTGGGTATGCTTGAGCACTTAGGCGCAGAGGGATCTGACCCGATTGAAACCCTTCACCGCCGTATCGAAGCCACCAAACTGGCCTACGTTGATGGCTTCGCGCACGTTACCGATCTAGACGCGATGCGTCCCACGATTGATCAAATGTTGGACGACGACTATTTAAAAGCGCGAGCAGCGCTGATTGGCGAACAGGCGGTCGATCCGGTACACGGCAATCCAATTAAAGGCGGCACGGTGTATCTTGCAACAGCTGACAGCGATGGCAATATGGTGTCGCTGATTCAGAGTAATTTCAAAGGCTTTGGCTCAGGCATGGTGGTGCCAGGAACCGGCATCAGCCTGCAAAACCGCGGCTGGTCGTTCTCCTTGGATCCACAACACCCTAATGCACTGGCACCGGGCAAACGCACCTACCACACCATCATTCCTGGCTTTATCACCAAAGATAACCAAGCCGTTGGGCCGTTTGGCGTGATGGGTGGCTATATGCAGCCCCAGGGCCATGTGCAGGTGGTAACGGCCATGCTTGAGGATCAACTGAATCCTCAAGCGGCGCTGGATATGCCCCGTTGGAAATGGACCAAAGGCAGAACCATCGAAGTTGAGGCCGATTTTCCCAATCACTTAGCGCTGGCCCTGGCACGCCGCGGCCACGACATCGTCAAAGTCGCCGATTCAATCAGTTTTGGCCGTGGCCAAATCATTCTGCGTCATCCTGACACTGGGGTACTTCAAGGCGGCACCGAACCACGCACCGATGGGGCTGTGCTTCCCTGGTAA
- a CDS encoding Bug family tripartite tricarboxylate transporter substrate binding protein: MTRSTFTLSTTLAAIGLASSLAITTTAQADYPEQDIRLIIPYGPGGATDILFRLISQEAEKTLGESIVPVNMAGAGATLGSRNVKDADPDGYTLLGSHDTIALSKLAGTVDYSFDAFEPIALLTQTINIPTAHANHPVQSADEIADYVSENPGQVRFSMIPSSTDHFFWAQFFQEAGIDMADVRLVGYPDTGEQVSALMAEEVDFAMFNLPSGGAFFEDGTFRALGIAHPERLESMPDVATLREQGIEMDHSTSRGIFAPKGTPPEVIDTIADAYGQALENEEVQSRIENEFGSVVRFLAGDDYQTFLDENEAALSAAAENIDFQN; this comes from the coding sequence ATGACGCGTTCAACATTTACTCTAAGCACTACCCTCGCCGCCATCGGACTTGCGTCTAGTTTGGCAATTACCACCACCGCACAAGCTGACTATCCCGAGCAGGATATTCGCTTAATCATCCCTTACGGGCCTGGGGGAGCAACGGATATCCTGTTCCGGTTGATTTCTCAGGAAGCTGAGAAAACGCTAGGCGAGTCCATCGTACCCGTCAATATGGCAGGTGCTGGGGCAACTTTGGGTTCACGCAACGTGAAAGATGCTGATCCCGATGGCTACACGCTGCTTGGCAGCCACGACACCATTGCACTTTCAAAGCTAGCGGGCACCGTCGACTACTCGTTTGATGCCTTCGAACCTATCGCGCTACTTACCCAAACCATCAACATTCCCACTGCACATGCCAATCATCCCGTGCAGAGCGCTGACGAAATCGCTGACTACGTCAGTGAAAATCCAGGCCAAGTGCGTTTCAGCATGATCCCCAGCTCCACGGATCACTTCTTCTGGGCACAGTTCTTCCAGGAGGCGGGCATTGATATGGCCGATGTACGTCTAGTTGGCTATCCCGATACGGGAGAACAGGTATCGGCCTTGATGGCGGAAGAAGTTGATTTCGCGATGTTCAACCTGCCCTCTGGCGGTGCGTTTTTTGAAGATGGCACCTTCCGCGCGCTCGGTATCGCTCATCCAGAACGTCTCGAAAGCATGCCCGATGTCGCTACCTTGCGTGAGCAAGGCATCGAGATGGATCACTCGACCAGTCGAGGCATTTTCGCGCCTAAAGGCACGCCTCCGGAAGTGATCGATACCATTGCTGATGCCTATGGCCAAGCACTGGAAAATGAAGAAGTCCAGAGTCGTATTGAGAATGAATTTGGCTCTGTTGTTCGCTTTCTGGCCGGTGATGATTACCAAACGTTTCTGGATGAAAACGAAGCTGCACTCTCCGCTGCTGCCGAGAACATCGATTTCCAGAACTGA